A region from the Candidatus Electrothrix scaldis genome encodes:
- a CDS encoding stage II sporulation protein M, giving the protein MILNIDKFITEERPFWEELETFLQRSGKENAECFSLEEIRRFHYLYQRCSAGLGRLATFSAEPETRGYLENLIARAYAEIHERRRTERNLKGAQRLFRIFPQTFRRHIKAFCLVLIVTLLGAAFGGFVLIKDPQAKTVILPFSHLQNSPDERVADEMEEKGERLSGHQAEFAGSLMTHNIKVAIFAMGLGLTFGIGTLISLFYNGIILGAVAVDYILAGQGTFLTGWLLPHGSIEIPAFLVAGQAGLVLAQALIGYGDRTPAGQRLRRILPDLTVLIGGVAVMLIWAGLVESFFSQYHEPVIPYSIKISFGVAELLLLILYLGLVGKRSPEQHSPSAQGIE; this is encoded by the coding sequence ATGATCCTCAATATCGACAAATTTATCACCGAGGAGCGTCCCTTCTGGGAAGAGCTGGAGACCTTTCTCCAGCGATCTGGTAAGGAGAATGCAGAGTGCTTCAGCCTGGAGGAAATCCGGCGGTTTCATTACCTCTATCAACGCTGTTCTGCAGGCCTGGGCCGTTTAGCGACCTTTAGCGCAGAACCGGAAACCAGAGGTTACCTGGAAAACCTCATCGCCCGTGCCTATGCGGAAATCCATGAACGACGGAGAACCGAACGAAACCTTAAAGGAGCACAGCGACTGTTCAGGATCTTCCCGCAAACCTTCCGTCGTCATATCAAAGCATTTTGCCTTGTTCTCATCGTCACCCTGCTCGGCGCTGCCTTTGGTGGCTTTGTGCTGATCAAAGATCCCCAAGCCAAAACCGTGATTCTCCCGTTCAGCCATTTGCAGAACAGTCCAGATGAACGGGTTGCAGATGAGATGGAGGAAAAAGGAGAGCGGCTAAGTGGTCATCAGGCAGAGTTTGCAGGGTCCCTCATGACCCATAATATCAAGGTGGCCATTTTCGCTATGGGCCTGGGACTGACCTTCGGGATAGGAACGCTGATTTCTCTGTTTTATAACGGAATTATTCTTGGGGCGGTCGCGGTGGATTATATTCTGGCAGGCCAGGGAACCTTTCTGACCGGTTGGCTCCTGCCCCACGGTTCCATAGAGATACCTGCTTTTCTGGTGGCAGGCCAGGCCGGACTGGTGCTCGCCCAAGCCTTGATCGGCTACGGCGACCGGACCCCGGCAGGCCAAAGGCTGCGGAGGATTTTACCGGACCTGACTGTGCTCATTGGCGGCGTGGCGGTGATGTTGATCTGGGCAGGCTTAGTGGAATCGTTTTTCTCCCAATACCATGAACCGGTGATCCCCTACAGCATAAAGATCAGCTTCGGCGTGGCCGAACTGCTCCTCCTTATCCTCTACCTCGGCCTGGTTGGCAAACGGTCTCCAGAACAGCACTCTCCCTCAGCCCAGGGCATTGAGTAA
- a CDS encoding RDD family protein codes for MYQKKKQLRIRTPEGISFALEPASPLMRFFAWSIDTLLVIGISLLLQQLFFNHLIKVAPDLGTGLYLLVTTALYLCYAMCLEWFWHGRTLGKRLFRLRVMDSKGFHLQASQVVIRNLLRVIDSLPLFYLVGGAASFFSPLYQRLGDRVANTVVIKLPKFSSPDLTGIGEQKFNSLRAYPHLVARLRQAVTPAEADIGLQALRRRDTLDDQERTAFFDQLTDHFKAKCTFPEEAVHACSSEQYVRNVVEVLYESGQSEKK; via the coding sequence ATGTATCAAAAGAAAAAACAGCTCCGTATCCGTACGCCGGAAGGGATATCTTTTGCCCTTGAACCGGCGAGTCCCCTGATGCGCTTTTTTGCCTGGAGCATCGATACCCTGCTGGTCATAGGCATAAGCCTTTTGCTCCAACAGCTCTTTTTCAACCACCTTATCAAAGTCGCACCTGATCTCGGCACAGGCCTCTACCTCTTAGTGACAACAGCGCTCTACCTCTGCTACGCCATGTGCCTGGAATGGTTCTGGCACGGTCGGACCCTGGGAAAACGTCTTTTCCGTCTTCGAGTGATGGACAGCAAGGGATTTCATCTGCAAGCCAGCCAGGTGGTGATCAGGAATCTCCTCCGGGTTATAGATTCTCTGCCGCTTTTTTATCTGGTCGGGGGCGCAGCCTCCTTTTTCTCCCCACTCTACCAAAGGCTGGGTGATCGAGTCGCTAATACCGTTGTCATCAAACTCCCCAAATTCAGCAGCCCAGATCTCACAGGAATCGGTGAGCAAAAATTCAACTCACTCCGTGCCTATCCGCATCTGGTTGCCCGCCTGCGCCAGGCCGTCACTCCGGCTGAGGCCGATATAGGGCTACAGGCCCTACGCAGACGGGACACCCTTGATGACCAGGAGCGAACGGCCTTTTTTGATCAACTTACAGATCATTTCAAGGCCAAGTGTACCTTTCCCGAGGAAGCCGTTCACGCCTGTAGTAGTGAGCAGTATGTCAGGAATGTTGTGGAGGTGTTGTATGAGAGTGGACAAAGTGAAAAGAAGTGA
- a CDS encoding DUF948 domain-containing protein: MSEPLEILLAISVTVIAAVMVMRAVVEILALVQVRRTAREAEKLLASVSHEVDLVSGGVKGLVRSVQEQTERIEDSIETFHDMADWMKAFQSEIKPGLEETLFQLAAVIGSLRRGVEAVSSSLHGKKSHSEKSQHRRNRNE, from the coding sequence GTGTCTGAACCTCTGGAAATACTGCTGGCAATCAGCGTTACGGTCATTGCGGCGGTCATGGTGATGAGGGCTGTTGTTGAGATTCTTGCCCTTGTTCAGGTTCGTCGGACCGCCCGCGAAGCGGAAAAGCTACTTGCTTCGGTCAGTCATGAAGTCGATTTGGTTTCCGGTGGGGTCAAAGGTCTTGTCCGATCCGTTCAGGAGCAGACGGAACGGATTGAGGATAGTATTGAAACCTTCCACGACATGGCTGATTGGATGAAAGCGTTTCAGTCGGAGATTAAACCGGGGCTTGAAGAAACCCTGTTTCAGCTGGCCGCAGTCATCGGCAGCCTTCGACGGGGTGTCGAAGCCGTTTCCAGCAGTCTGCATGGCAAAAAATCACATTCTGAAAAATCGCAACACAGGAGAAATCGCAATGAATGA
- a CDS encoding YtxH domain-containing protein → MSEYRKHPSHFALFFLMGGALGALAGIFLAPKSGKRMRADLRTKGGNAVEDTKEMYADVSTKAKNIIEEAEQQAKTLKKEAERHLSEARQKAKELLAGSDEKKN, encoded by the coding sequence ATGTCAGAATATAGGAAACACCCCAGTCATTTTGCGCTGTTTTTTTTGATGGGCGGTGCGCTGGGCGCATTAGCGGGCATTTTCCTTGCCCCGAAATCGGGAAAAAGAATGCGTGCGGATCTCAGGACAAAAGGCGGTAATGCGGTGGAGGACACCAAGGAAATGTACGCTGATGTCAGCACCAAGGCCAAGAATATCATAGAGGAAGCCGAACAGCAGGCAAAAACTTTGAAGAAAGAGGCTGAACGACATCTTTCAGAGGCCCGCCAGAAGGCGAAAGAGCTTTTGGCAGGCAGCGACGAAAAGAAAAACTGA
- a CDS encoding sigma 54-interacting transcriptional regulator, producing MKQSEQHMQSSEIRYRRLFEAARDGILILDAETGKITDVNPFLTEMLGYSREDFLGKNLWEIGAFKDIDASKAAFSELKQKRYVRYNDLPLETKDGRLIAVEFVSNIYQAGQDEVIQCNIRDITERKRIETALQNAGAELEQRVEERTAELQTALAEISVLKEQVEAENFYFRRELRLKHQCRQIIGQSSGLSDVLRMAEQVAPGNTTVLILGETGTGKELIAAAIHDMSPRRERPLITVNCAALPGNLIESELFGREKGAYTGADTRQLGRFEIADGSTLCLDEIGELPLELQAKLLRVIQYNEFERLGSSRTVKVDVRIVATTNRNLEEEAGRGRFRQDLYYRLNVFPLTVPPLRQRKEDIPMLVHAFAERYAKKLGKNIISVRKETIRALQEYPWPGNIRELEGVIERAVILCSGPVLHLTDELKILSPILPVASSDERTLEGIERQHIMKILSETRWRIEGKDGAALILGINASTLRARMHKLGICRPQT from the coding sequence ATGAAACAGAGCGAACAACACATGCAATCTTCAGAAATCCGTTATCGGCGGCTTTTTGAAGCGGCCAGAGACGGCATCCTGATTCTTGATGCCGAGACCGGCAAGATTACGGATGTGAATCCCTTTCTGACGGAAATGCTGGGGTATTCCCGTGAGGATTTCTTAGGAAAAAATCTTTGGGAGATAGGGGCGTTCAAAGATATTGATGCTTCAAAGGCCGCATTTTCCGAACTGAAGCAGAAAAGATATGTTCGTTACAATGATCTGCCGCTTGAGACCAAAGACGGACGGCTGATTGCCGTGGAGTTTGTCAGTAATATTTACCAGGCTGGTCAGGATGAAGTGATTCAATGCAATATCCGCGACATTACCGAACGGAAACGGATCGAAACAGCGTTGCAGAACGCCGGTGCCGAACTGGAGCAACGGGTGGAGGAGCGGACGGCTGAACTTCAGACGGCTCTGGCGGAAATCAGCGTATTGAAAGAACAGGTTGAGGCTGAAAATTTTTATTTTCGCCGGGAACTGCGGCTGAAGCATCAGTGCAGGCAAATCATCGGACAAAGCAGTGGGCTCAGCGATGTTCTCCGCATGGCCGAGCAGGTGGCGCCCGGCAACACCACGGTGCTGATTCTCGGCGAGACCGGCACGGGCAAAGAGCTGATCGCTGCCGCCATCCACGATATGAGTCCGCGCCGCGAACGTCCGCTGATTACCGTCAACTGCGCGGCACTGCCCGGCAATCTGATCGAAAGCGAACTGTTCGGGCGTGAGAAGGGTGCATACACCGGGGCAGACACCAGACAGTTGGGCCGCTTTGAAATTGCCGACGGCTCCACGCTCTGCCTGGATGAGATCGGCGAGCTGCCGCTTGAACTGCAGGCAAAACTGCTCCGAGTCATCCAGTATAACGAGTTTGAGCGGCTGGGATCGTCCCGCACCGTCAAAGTCGATGTGCGGATAGTGGCAACCACCAACCGCAATCTTGAGGAAGAGGCTGGCAGGGGCAGATTCCGCCAGGACCTGTACTATCGGCTCAACGTGTTCCCCCTCACGGTGCCGCCCCTGCGCCAGCGCAAAGAAGACATTCCGATGCTGGTCCATGCCTTTGCCGAGCGCTATGCCAAGAAACTGGGAAAAAACATCATTTCTGTCCGCAAGGAGACGATCAGGGCCTTGCAGGAGTACCCTTGGCCCGGCAACATCCGGGAGTTGGAAGGTGTCATTGAACGGGCAGTGATTCTCTGCTCCGGTCCGGTGCTGCACCTGACCGATGAGCTGAAGATTCTCTCTCCCATTCTTCCTGTTGCATCGTCTGATGAACGGACGCTGGAAGGGATAGAACGGCAGCACATCATGAAAATCCTTTCTGAAACCAGATGGCGCATTGAAGGTAAGGACGGTGCAGCCCTGATCCTTGGCATCAACGCCAGCACCTTGCGGGCACGGATGCATAAGCTCGGTATTTGCCGCCCTCAAACCTGA